In a single window of the Acidobacteriota bacterium genome:
- a CDS encoding NADH-quinone oxidoreductase subunit M, translating into MDFLLNNLLTILILLPVIGAVLTIAHQAFWKQESHLKWLTLGWTMLMFVVSLLMFSSTAAGPSGYFFEQNVPWIKAINANYHVGVDGLSFWLIILTTFIMPIAVLSTWHAVEKRPTAFYVFLLLLESAMIGVFVSLDLLVFYLFFEASLVPMFFLIGIWGGANRIYAAVKFFIFTAFGSLLMLVAIISLYFLYADQTGLGGSFDLVAILNAMNTGNLVIGPQTGMLLFLAFALAFSIKVPLFPFHTWLPDAHTEAPTAGSVILAAVLLKMGTYGLMRFNFTLFPEQSRELAWLFITLAIIGIIYGALVAMVQPDVKRLVAYSSVAHMGFVILGMFSFTEIGMQGAVFQMLAHGISTGALFLLVGFIYERRHTREIKEFGGLANIMPIYATIFVITTMSSIGLPFLNGFVGEFMIMLGMWKSTILGITSGVNWNYIATMLAGTGVIFAAVYLLWMVQRVFFGKVTKDENRTLSDLSFREIGLMAPLLVLMVYMGVYPTPFLKRMDEPIKAIHERVMQRSGGTVAKQDIEPAPQSDAVGMNR; encoded by the coding sequence ATGGACTTTTTGCTGAACAACCTATTGACCATCCTGATCCTGCTGCCGGTGATCGGTGCGGTACTGACCATCGCTCATCAGGCATTTTGGAAACAGGAAAGTCATCTGAAATGGCTGACGCTGGGCTGGACGATGCTAATGTTCGTTGTGTCGCTGCTGATGTTCTCGTCTACGGCGGCGGGGCCGAGCGGCTACTTTTTCGAACAGAACGTGCCGTGGATCAAGGCCATCAATGCGAACTATCACGTCGGCGTTGACGGGCTCAGCTTTTGGCTGATCATCCTTACGACGTTCATCATGCCGATCGCGGTGCTTTCGACATGGCATGCCGTCGAGAAAAGGCCGACGGCGTTCTACGTTTTTCTACTGCTGCTCGAATCGGCCATGATCGGCGTTTTCGTCTCGCTCGACCTGCTTGTTTTCTATCTTTTCTTTGAAGCGTCGCTTGTGCCGATGTTCTTCCTGATAGGCATTTGGGGCGGAGCGAACCGCATTTACGCGGCAGTCAAGTTCTTTATTTTCACGGCTTTTGGCAGTTTGCTGATGCTGGTCGCGATCATTTCGCTGTATTTTCTCTATGCCGATCAGACGGGCCTCGGCGGTTCGTTTGACCTCGTCGCGATACTGAACGCCATGAACACCGGCAACCTCGTCATCGGGCCGCAGACCGGAATGCTTTTGTTCCTCGCATTCGCGTTAGCGTTCTCGATCAAGGTGCCGCTGTTCCCGTTCCATACCTGGCTGCCCGATGCACATACTGAGGCTCCGACAGCGGGGTCGGTAATTCTTGCCGCCGTGCTTCTTAAGATGGGAACCTACGGCCTGATGCGTTTCAACTTCACGCTGTTCCCAGAGCAGAGCCGCGAGCTTGCGTGGCTTTTCATCACGCTGGCGATCATCGGCATCATTTACGGAGCTCTCGTCGCAATGGTTCAGCCCGATGTGAAGCGTCTGGTCGCTTATTCGTCGGTCGCACACATGGGGTTTGTGATACTCGGAATGTTCTCGTTTACCGAGATCGGAATGCAGGGCGCCGTTTTTCAGATGCTCGCACACGGCATCTCGACGGGAGCATTATTCCTGCTCGTAGGCTTTATTTACGAACGACGGCACACGCGTGAGATCAAGGAATTCGGCGGCCTGGCGAACATAATGCCGATCTACGCGACCATCTTTGTCATTACGACGATGTCGTCGATCGGCCTGCCGTTCCTGAACGGCTTCGTCGGCGAGTTCATGATAATGCTCGGAATGTGGAAATCGACCATTCTCGGCATCACATCGGGCGTAAATTGGAACTACATCGCTACGATGCTTGCGGGCACCGGCGTTATTTTCGCGGCGGTCTATCTGCTATGGATGGTGCAGCGAGTATTTTTCGGCAAGGTAACAAAGGACGAGAATCGTACGCTTTCCGACCTGAGTTTTCGCGAGATAGGCCTGATGGCTCCGCTGCTCGTGCTGATGGTCTATATGGGCGTTTATCCGACGCCGTTCCTCAAGCGTATGGACGAGCCGATCAAGGCGATCCATGAACGCGTGATGCAGCGCAGCGGCGGAACCGTGGCTAAACAAGATATCGAACCTGCACCGCAATCCGAC